A genomic segment from Piliocolobus tephrosceles isolate RC106 chromosome X, ASM277652v3, whole genome shotgun sequence encodes:
- the OXGR1 gene encoding 2-oxoglutarate receptor 1 — MNEPLDYLANASDFPDYAAAFGNCTDENIPLKMHYLPVIYGIIFLVGFPGNAVAISTYIFKMRPWKSSTIIMLNLACTDLLYLTSLPFLIHYYASGENWIFGDFMCKFIRFSFHFNLYSSILFLTCFSIFRYCVIIHPMSCFSIHKTRCAVVACAVVWIISLVAVIPMTFLITSTTRTNRSACLDLTSSDELTTIKWYNLILTATTFCLPLVIVTLCYTTIIHTLTHGLQTHSCLKQKARRLTILLLLVFYVCFLPFHILRVIRIESRLLSISCSIENQIHEAYIVSRPLAALNTFGNLLLYVVVSDNFQQAVCSIVRCKVSGNLEQAKKISYSNNP; from the coding sequence ATGAATGAGCCACTAGACTATTTAGCAAATGCTTCTGATTTCCCCGATTATGCAGCTGCTTTTGGAAATTGCACTGATGAAAACATCCCCCTCAAGATGCACTACCTCCCTGTTATTTACGGCATTATCTTCCTCGTGGGATTTCCCGGGAACGCAGTAGCGATATCcacttacattttcaaaatgcGACCTTGGAAGAGCAGCACCATCATTATGTTGAACCTGGCCTGCACAGATCTGCTGTATCTGACCAGCCTCCCCTTCCTGATTCACTACTATGCCAGTGGCGAAAACTGGATCTTTGGAGATTTCATGTGTAAGTTTATTCGCTTCAGCTTCCATTTCAACCTGTATAGCAGCATCCTCTTCCTCACCTGTTTCAGCATCTTCCGCTACTGTGTGATCATTCACCCAATGAGCTGCTTTTCCATTCACAAAACTCGATGTGCAGTTGTAGCCTGTGCTGTGGTGTGGATCATTTCACTGGTAGCTGTCATTCCTATGACCTTCTTGATCACATCAACCACCAGGACCAACAGATCAGCCTGTCTCGACCTCACCAGTTCGGATGAACTCACTACTATTAAGTGGTACAACCTAATTTTGACTGCAACCACTTTCTGCCTCCCCTTGGTGATAGTGACACTTTGCTATACCACGATTATTCACACTCTGACCCATGGACTGCAAACTCACAGCTGCCTTAAGCAGAAAGCTCGAAGGCTAACCATTCTGCTACTCCTCGTATTTTACGTATGTTTTTTACCCTTCCATATCTTGAGGGTCATTCGGATCGAATCTCGCCTGCTTTCGATCAGCTGTTCCATTGAGAATCAGATCCACGAAGCTTACATCGTTTCTAGACCATTAGCTGCTCTGAACACCTTTGGTAACCTGTTACTATATGTGGTGGTCAGCGACAACTTTCAGCAGGCTGTGTGCTCAATAGTGAGATGTAAAGTAAGCGGGAACCTTGAGCAAGCAAAGAAAATCAGTTACTCAAACAACCCTTGA